The DNA region CCGGACGCGCTGGGTCTCCTCGCGCACGTCGGGCACGATGCGCTTGCTGGCGTCGGTCGGCGTCGAACAGCGGAGGTCCGCGACGTGATCGAGCAGCGGGGTGTCGGGCTCGTGCCCGATGGCGCTGACCACCGGCGTCCCGGCCGCGGACACGGCGCGGCACAACGCTTCGTCGGAGAACGGCAGCAGGTCTTCCACGCTGCCGCCGCCGCGCGCGATCACGATGACGTCGACGTCCGGGTCACGGTCCAATTTGGACAGTGCCTGGAGGATCTGCGGGACGGCGAGCGAGCCCTGCACGGCGGTGTTGATCACCTTGAACGCGACATGCGGCCAGCGGGCCTGCGCGTTCACCAGCACGTCGCGTTCGGCGGCGGACGCACGGCCGGTGATCAGCCCGATTCCCTTGGGCAGGAACGGGAGCTTGCGTTTGCGCTCCGGCGCGAACAGGCCCTCGGCGGCCAGCAGCCGTCGCAGCCGCTCGATCCGCGCCAGCAGCTCGCCGATGCCGACCGCGCGGATCTCGTTGGCGCGCAAGCTCAGCGAGCCGCGGTTCATGAAGAACGTCGGCTTCGCGTGCACCACGACGCTCGCGCCCTCGCGCAGCGGCGGTTCGATCGTGCGCAGCAGACCCATCGGGCAGGTCACCGACATCGAGACGTCCGCGGACGGGTCGCGCAGGGTCAGGAACGCGGTGTTGGTGCCCTGGCGGGCCGAGATCTGCGTGACCTGGCCCTCGACCCAGACCGCGCCGAGGCGGTTGATCCATTCGCCGACCTTGCGGGCGACCGTGCGGACCGGCCACGGGTTCTCGGCGGTGGTGGACGGGCCCGCCGCGGAAGTGGGTTCGGCGCTCACTGGCCTTCCGCGCCGTCGCCGTCGGCCTTCTTCACGTTCCCGATCCGCCGCGCGAGCATGCCGACGAAAGACGCCCTGTCGGCGTTCGCTTTCTCGTAGGTCAGCAGCTCTTCCAGCTGTGCGAGGTCGAACCGGCGCAGCCGGGCGCGCAGTTGCGGCAAGGTGAGCGTGTCGTAGTCGTCGAGCCCGGCCGGGCCGGAGGTCACGGGGGCGCTCGCGCTGTCGAACTCGCCGTCGGCGTGGTCTTCGGCGAGCGCGCGCTCCTCCTCGGCCCACGGGTCCTCGGTGAGCGCTTCGAGATCGTGAAGATGGCCGTTGGTCTCGGCGCGTGGCTCGGGAACCTCGGCGTCTTCTCGCAGCGGGACGACGCACGAGTCGCGTTCGTACCGGCGTTCGCCCAGGTCCGGCGGGAGATCTTCGTCGAAGGTCGCCCAGCTGGGCGTGTCCTCGACCGGGCGAAGGCCCGACAGCGCGTCGTCGCCCTTGATCGCGAGCTCGGTGACGTGCTGCTGGACGCGCATGGAGAACTGGAGCACCTGGCTGACCACCGTGACGGGGAGCCCGGTGAGCTGCTTGGGGAGTTCGCGAACCCGCTCGGCGGTGGTGACGGCGAGGCCCGCGGCGACCCGGAGGGGGAGCGGGAGAGGCTTCATGCGTCTAGCCTGCCGTATTCGGCCCATCCTGCCCAACCGAACGGGTGTGTCGGCTCACAGGACGTGACTCCCCGCACATACTTTGGAGGGGTTCCCTGGTCACCTGAACGTGAGTGCGAGGAGCCCCGGGGCAGCCCGTACCCTGGGGGCATGAGTTCTGCGAGTCCCGGAATCACGCCCGCCGGCAGTCCGACGATCACCGAGTCCGGTGTGCCGGCAGGTGGCAAACGTGTCCTGCTCGCCAAGC from Amycolatopsis sp. EV170708-02-1 includes:
- the xseA gene encoding exodeoxyribonuclease VII large subunit, producing MSAEPTSAAGPSTTAENPWPVRTVARKVGEWINRLGAVWVEGQVTQISARQGTNTAFLTLRDPSADVSMSVTCPMGLLRTIEPPLREGASVVVHAKPTFFMNRGSLSLRANEIRAVGIGELLARIERLRRLLAAEGLFAPERKRKLPFLPKGIGLITGRASAAERDVLVNAQARWPHVAFKVINTAVQGSLAVPQILQALSKLDRDPDVDVIVIARGGGSVEDLLPFSDEALCRAVSAAGTPVVSAIGHEPDTPLLDHVADLRCSTPTDASKRIVPDVREETQRVRQMRDRGRRALHGWVDTQVRLLNQMRSRPVLADPLGPIQRRSDDVEIHRERGRRAMLTLLAKDQAEIASARARLTALGPAATLERGYAVVQYTDSEGNLQVLRSVSEVVDGAKLRVRVVDGALGAVVSGEPEEGR
- a CDS encoding lipid droplet-associated protein, translated to MKPLPLPLRVAAGLAVTTAERVRELPKQLTGLPVTVVSQVLQFSMRVQQHVTELAIKGDDALSGLRPVEDTPSWATFDEDLPPDLGERRYERDSCVVPLREDAEVPEPRAETNGHLHDLEALTEDPWAEEERALAEDHADGEFDSASAPVTSGPAGLDDYDTLTLPQLRARLRRFDLAQLEELLTYEKANADRASFVGMLARRIGNVKKADGDGAEGQ